GCCGAAGCTGCCTCACTGAAATCCAGGCCAGAATAATCAGGATTGTAGCCTCCAATATAAGGCACGGCCATGATGTATATACGCTCATTAAGGGCTCCATAAGCATCAACAATCTGAAAATTATCATTAATCGTAATCCCTGAAACTTTCAAATAATAGTCATCATTTTGATCCTGCATTACCTCTTTACCATCGGCCAATGCTTTTTGACCCTCTTGTGATGAACGAAACCTGAGTTTAGCAGGACTAACAGTCTTTCCGCTTAGTAAACTTTTAAAAGGAAAATCTTCAAAAGCAAGATGAGGCTGACCAACACAATCGATATAAGTATTAAAATATACAGAATGCTCCTCTCCCGCCTCGTCAGTGTAATGATACGTAGCGCCACCTTCATCCATAGCTTCAATTTCACTATCATCACCAACAGGAATAAGTTCAAGCACACCTGCCTCATACATCGCTAATATTTCTTCACTGGAACTTTGAGGAATATAAGCAATCACGATGGAAATCAGTGGTGTCAGAGATTTGTGTAAACGCATCATATCTTCTGCTGACAGATACTTAGCAGGATAATTTAAAGCGAAACTTAATACACCCAGCATTTCCTTCCAGTATACGGACTTTTTTCTCAAGATTGATTTTTCAGCTTCGGCATACTCAGCTTTGAGCAGTTGAAAAGGATTAAGCCGTTCTCTTAAATCCATCATTGCGGTAACGAATTCTTCCAGGCTCATATCTTTTATCTTCTCATAAAACTCTGGTTCCTTTTCTTTTATAGGGAGTTTGAAATCCTTTTCAAATATGTAGTCTAATGATAAAAACCCATTATTTGAAGCGATATGTTCAGCAATCTCTTCTGCTGTTAACAGCGAATCGTTAGCTAAATGGGAGTCTTCCAAATGGAATCTAACTGCGGGCAGCATTCCGTTCCGTGTATGTAATACCAATTTAAAATTTGGGCTGTGATCAAGTAATTGATAAAAAAGATTACCATTATTATCCTTGTCAAAGGTTCCATTGTAACGTGCAAGTGTTCTGATCGCATCAACAGCAGTTAAAGACGAACCTTTAATCGCAACCGGATGATCAAGTTTTACAGCCAGTTTAACTGGTGGGTATGGTGAATCAAAATAGCCTGGAACTTTACCTTCATATTTTTTTGGCCAGTTATGCCCCGTGCAAATGATAACGTGATCAAATTTGAATTGTTCCTTATCATTTATCTCTACAACTACCGTCTCCTGATCCGGATAATCGATAATATCTGTGACTGTACTATTATAAAATATCTGATATTCTATGCCATTCTCACTTGCCATCTTTCGTAAAAGATCAAACTGAGAAGTCAAGTACTGACCGAAAAGCAGCCGCGGAAGAACTTTATATTCATTGAAACGTAAGGGATCAATATGAAATTTGTCGAGCGTATCTTTTGGAACAGATTTAATCCAGTCTGCAAGTGAAGTGACTAATAATGGAATCTCATTACTTGATACATTTGTAATATGCTCGTCTAACGCCCCTTCAGTACTATAAGGCATCCCCGCTCCT
The sequence above is drawn from the Pedobacter cryoconitis genome and encodes:
- a CDS encoding FAD/NAD(P)-binding protein — its product is MEKRIGILGGGPSGLFMFKRLIESGRTDIVINIFERKNKLGAGMPYSTEGALDEHITNVSSNEIPLLVTSLADWIKSVPKDTLDKFHIDPLRFNEYKVLPRLLFGQYLTSQFDLLRKMASENGIEYQIFYNSTVTDIIDYPDQETVVVEINDKEQFKFDHVIICTGHNWPKKYEGKVPGYFDSPYPPVKLAVKLDHPVAIKGSSLTAVDAIRTLARYNGTFDKDNNGNLFYQLLDHSPNFKLVLHTRNGMLPAVRFHLEDSHLANDSLLTAEEIAEHIASNNGFLSLDYIFEKDFKLPIKEKEPEFYEKIKDMSLEEFVTAMMDLRERLNPFQLLKAEYAEAEKSILRKKSVYWKEMLGVLSFALNYPAKYLSAEDMMRLHKSLTPLISIVIAYIPQSSSEEILAMYEAGVLELIPVGDDSEIEAMDEGGATYHYTDEAGEEHSVYFNTYIDCVGQPHLAFEDFPFKSLLSGKTVSPAKLRFRSSQEGQKALADGKEVMQDQNDDYYLKVSGITINDNFQIVDAYGALNERIYIMAVPYIGGYNPDYSGLDFSEAASAAIIKQLIA